A genomic segment from Micropterus dolomieu isolate WLL.071019.BEF.003 ecotype Adirondacks linkage group LG03, ASM2129224v1, whole genome shotgun sequence encodes:
- the ino80c gene encoding INO80 complex subunit C gives MASHIPITVRAQPAVAGSAALRGKKRPGSPAVSGAPQVTGSTSSKKKKGQLTVTPTTQTQIPAVESVAEVKAVGTVDSGPTAITESTTKPPPFKDPTFMHSGIGGAAAGKKNRTWKNLKQILVLERTLPWKLNDPNYYNIDAPPSLKPTKKYSDISGLPANYTDPQTKLRFTSSEEFSYIRLLPTDVVTGYLALRKATCIVP, from the exons ATGGCGTCTCACATCCCCATCACCGTCAGGGCCCAGCCGGCAGTTGCCGGCTCTGCCGCTCTCCGGGGGAAGAAACGTCCCGGTAGTCCGGCGGTTTCTGGCGCTCCGCAGGTAACCGGGAGCACCAGCagcaagaagaagaaaggacaGCTGACAGTGACACcgacaacacagacacaa ATACCAGCAGTGGAGTCGGTGGCTGAGGTGAAGGCGGTGGGAACAGTAGACAGCGGTCCAACTGCCATCACAGAGTCCACAACAAAACCTCCACCATTCAAAGACCCCACATTTATG CACTCCGGGATCGGTGGAGCAGCCGCAGGTAAAAAGAACAGGACCTGGAAGAATCTCAAACAGATTCTGGTTTTGGAGCGGACGTTACCCTGGAAGCTCAATGATCCGAACT ACTACAACATTGATGCCCCTCCCTCGTTGAAGCCAACCAAGAAATACTCTGACATCTCTGGACTCCCT GCAAACTACACAGACCCCCAGACAAAGCTACGCTTCACATCCTCTGAGGAGTTCTCCTACATCCGCTTGCTCCCCACTGATGTTGTCACTGGCTACCTGGCCCTTCGAAAGGCAACTTGCATCGTACCCTGA